DNA sequence from the Candidatus Eisenbacteria bacterium genome:
GCCGGTGGTTCCGGAATCGGGTACTGCAGAGTTGAATCCCAGGTTTCTCGCGCGCTCCATCTGCATTTGGGCAATGTTTAGCGCTTGGGTTCGCTGACCGGAGTGAAAGACGTCCCTCTGAGACAAGGTCTGCACAAAGGCGAGAGGAAGCAGTCCTATGGCCAGTATGATCATCACGACCATCAGTTCCACAAGGGTGACGCCTTTGTTGTTCCATAAAAGTGACATTATGCCTACATTACCTCAGTCGCAGAGGACGGTTCCGTTGGACGACAAAACCAGGGTCTCGCCTTTGCTGCCGTTTGAGATGGTGATGTTCGCTGCGTCGGTCAGCCCCCATGCGTAAAAACTGGGATTGGCGGATGCGTTGAAGGCGAAGCCGACAGGCACTGCGCGGGTTCTGATGACCACGCCCGTGGCGGTCTCAATAATGCGATACTGATTCGCTTGAAATGCGATGTGGTAAGTCTTATGTCTGGCCTGGGCCAATGAACTGGCATAATGGATGTCTGCGATGAGCTCGCTGGAAGCCCCGTTCAGGCGGGAGGTCTCAAGGTATCTCGAGAAAGAAGGTACAGTGAGAGCAACCAGCAGGCCGAAGATGATCATGACCCAGGTCAACTCGAGGAGTGAAAACCCGCTTTGTCCCTTTATGTTACATCTTGTTTTCATGACATCTCACCAACGGGTCTTAATGCAATAGGCATGCCAAGATGATCGAGAGGGAATGGAGGCCCCAAGGGGTCGCTCTGCCGCTCCTTCTGTCGTGGGGGTGGGGACCAGGGTTTTCGTCGTGGTGATCGACGGATGGATTTCGGTCGTTGGGGGCTCCGATGGTGCCGCCGTTGGCCAATCACGGGCCGGTCTCTGCCGGTAAATCGAGAGATCTACGGGGCCGCAGCGCCTTCGAACCCCGACACGAACGGCTTGGAGTGTGGCGCG
Encoded proteins:
- a CDS encoding prepilin-type N-terminal cleavage/methylation domain-containing protein → MSLLWNNKGVTLVELMVVMIILAIGLLPLAFVQTLSQRDVFHSGQRTQALNIAQMQMERARNLGFNSAVPDSGTTGPFMWRTHVESAGVGLNLVTVTVQWQETGDERAVTFRNLLSWR
- a CDS encoding type II secretion system protein, with the translated sequence MKTRCNIKGQSGFSLLELTWVMIIFGLLVALTVPSFSRYLETSRLNGASSELIADIHYASSLAQARHKTYHIAFQANQYRIIETATGVVIRTRAVPVGFAFNASANPSFYAWGLTDAANITISNGSKGETLVLSSNGTVLCD